In the Ictalurus punctatus breed USDA103 chromosome 7, Coco_2.0, whole genome shotgun sequence genome, one interval contains:
- the LOC108267401 gene encoding myosin regulatory light polypeptide 9 has product MSSKRAKVKTSKKRPQRATSNVFAMFDQSQIQEFKEAFNMIDQNRDGFIDKEDLHDMLASLGKNPTDEYLEAMMNEAPGPINFTMFLTMFGEKLNGTDPEDVIRNAFACFDEDGTGSIQEEYLRELLTTMGDRFTDEEVDELFREAPIDKKGNFNYVAFTRILKHGAKDKDD; this is encoded by the exons ATGTCCAGCAAAAGGGCAAAGGTGAAGACCAGCAAGAAGCGTCCTCAGAGGGCCACTTCCaatgtgtttgccatgtttgacCAGTCCCAGATCCAGGAGTTCAAGGAGGCCTTCAATATGATCGACCAGAACCGTGATGGCTTCATAGATAAAGAGGACCTGCATGACATGCTGGCTTCATTAG GTAAGAACCCCACAGATGAATACCTTGAGGCCATGATGAACGAAGCACCAGGTCCCATCAACTTCACCATGTTCCTCACGATGTTCGGAGAGAAGCTGAATGGCACAGACCCCGAGGACGTCATCAGAAACGCTTTTGCTTGCTTCGACGAGGATGGAACAG GTTCTATCCAAGAGGAATACCTCAGGGAGCTTCTGACCACCATGGGCGACCGGTTCACGGACGAAGAGGTGGACGAGCTCTTCCGAGAAGCTCCTATTGACAAGAAGGGCAACTTCAATTACGTGGCGTTCACACGCATCTTAAAGCACGGGGCGAAGGACAAAGATGATTAG